The genomic stretch TGTAGGAACAGAAATACTTCTTGGAAACATTGTTAATACCAATGCAAGCTATCTTGCAGAAAGATGTGCTGCACTGGGTTTGTCTAGCTATTACCAGGTATCTGTCGGAGACAATGAGGACAGACTTACCCAGGTATTGTCACAAGCATTAAATAGAAGTGATGTGGTTATCTTAACAGGTGGCTTAGGTCCCACGGAAGATGACCTGACAAAGGAAGTAACTGCTAAAGTGTTACAGAAAGAACTTACGGTAGATCCTTTTACGGTGGAAAGAATTGAAGAGTATTTTAAAGATAGGGACAAAAAGGACATACCTGAAAACAACTGGAAACAGGCTGAAGTAATAGAAGGGTCTCTTGTTCTATACAATAATAACGGCACAGCTCCTGGTCTGATTGCAAAAACAGAAGATGGAAAATCAATTGTATTGCTGCCTGGACCTCCTGGAGAACTGATTCCAATGTTTGAAGATGCTGTTTTTCCTTATCTGAAAAGCCTGTCTCAGAATGTTTTATATTCTGAAATGGTTAAGGTCTGTGGAATTGGTGAGAGCAAAGCGGAACTTATGGTCAAGGATTTAATTGCTGCTCAGACTAACCCTACCATTGCCACCTATGCCAAAAACGGTGAGGTTCATTTTCGTGTAACAGCACTTGCTGCTTCCGAAGAGGAAGGAAAGGTATTCACGGCTCCGCTGGTGGAAGAACTTAAGAACCGCTTTGGAGACACTATCTATACTACAGAAGAGAAGGTATCCCTGGAAGAAGCAGTAATTAAGCTACTGATAAAACATGAGCTGACTCTTGCCACTGCTGAGTCCTGTTCCGGTGGACTGCTCTCTGGAAAACTGGTAAATGTCTCTGGTGCTTCCGCGGTATTTGAAGAAGGTTTCGTTACTTATTCTAACAAAGCAAAAATGAAATACCTTGGTGTTTCGGAAGATACCCTGAAAGCTTTTGGTGCAGTCAGCAAAGAAACTGCGGCCGAGATGGCGCAAGGTGCCAGCAGAGCAGCAGACAGCAGAGCGGCATTATCAGTGACCGGTATTGCCGGCCCTGATGGGGGGACTGAACATAAACCTGTTGGTCTTGTGTATATTGGATGCCATCTGAATGGTAAAACAGAAGTCAGAGAGTTCCATTTCAGAGGGAATCGTCAAAAGGTCAGGGAGTATACTGTAATCTGTGCTCTGGACTTTCTGCGGACGAGTATATTGAAAGAATGTGAAAATGGAAATATAAAGTAATTTACAATAAGTGGAGAATATAGGAAAACAGTACAAAAAAACAGATAATTCTATTGCTTTAAAGATCATTGCTTAACAAATAACATGGTTTTAACATAAAAATGACATACTTGGCCCATATATTATAAATGGAGTGAGTATAAATGCTATGCCTATGTTTGGTAATTCAGTAGGAGTGATTAGAATGAAAAATACTGCAGGGAAGCTTATTGTAATCCTGATTTTATTTCTGATGGTTGTAACAACAGCATGTACCCAAAGGGACGATACAAAGGAGGATATAAAACCTTCTGTTAATACCATATTAACGCCCGAAGGAGGTACAGACCCAGAGACTAAAATTGGCGTTGCACCAGCTGCAACAAAAGAAATTCCTATTTATACGATTAATGAAAGCACACAGGAAGTGGAGGCTGCAACAGCTATTATAAACGAAGATACGGAAATTACACCTGAGCTTATAGTAGACCAGGTTATTGACTCCCTGGCTGAACGTTTAATCGATGTAGGAGTTGAAAGTGTAACAACTGAGAAGGATACAGTTATCGTTAGTTTTACAGGAGATACACCACCTGTTAGTAATGTAGATTTATCCGTTGAGACAACCATACTGGATTCTATTGCCCAGAGCCTGGTAGATAACCTGCCGGAATACCCTAAGGTAATTTTCCGGGTTGCCGGAGAACCTTATCAATCCGCAAATCTGTCATATGACCTTAATGGTGTTTACCTGGACGGAAATAAATCAAAATAATAATTATCGGGGGCTGTTGCAATTTAAGTATCAGAGTTTTTTGCAGCAGCCCTTTCAAAGGTTATAAGCAATTTCTTTTTCTGATTTTAACACGCCAAGGCGTGAATGGAGATAAAAATGAATAATGGAAGTAACAGGATAATCGTGATAGGTGCAGGCGCTGCCGGAATGATGGCTGCCATATTTGCTGCAAGGAATGGTCATGATGTCCTTCTATTGGAGAAAAACGATAAAGCAGGCAAGAAACTCTACATTACCGGTAAAGGCCGGTGTAATATAACAAATGCATGTGACATGGAGGATTTGTTTCATAATGTTATGAGCAATCCCAAATTCCTATATGGTGCTTTTTATGGCTATACGAACTATGATGTCATTGATTTTTTTGAACAGTTGGGTATGAAGACAAAGATTGAAAGAGGCGGCAGGGTGTTTCCGGAATCAGATAAATCCTCTGATGTAATCGGTGCACTTTTAAAAGAATTGAAACGGCTTCAGGTAGAAATCAGATATCAGTGTGAAGTGGAAGAAGTATTGACTGAAGACGGAAATGCCAAAGGTGTCCTTTTAAAGAATACCAAAGAAAGGTTATATTCCGATAAAATAATTGTTGCTACGGGAGGTCTGTCCTACCCTTCAACCGGATCAAACGGAGATGGCTACCGATTTGCAAAAGTGATGGGACATGCTGTAACAAAGCTGAACCCTTCTCTGGTACCAATGAATATCAAAGAAATTGAGCTGGTAAAAGAACTTCAGGGCCTGGCGCTTAAAAACATTGAGATAACAATAACCAGTCAGGGGAAAGCAGTTTATACTGATTTCGGCGAGCTGCTCTTTACGCACTTTGGCGTCAGTGGACCGGTAATTTTAAGTGCCAGCAGTTATTGTATTCCGCATATGGGTAATAAAGATCTCGTTCTTACCATTGATTTAAAGCCTGCCTTGACGAAAGAACAACTGGATACAAGAATATTAAGAGATTTTGATGAATTTAAAAATAAACAATATAAGAATGCACTTGATCAGCTATTGCCACGAAAGCTGATTCAAGTTATAATAGCATTAAGCAAAATTGATCCGGAAAAGAAAGTCAATCTCATTACGAAAGAAGAAAGAAAAAGACTTATTGATGTCTTAAAAGCAATGCCACTTCATATTGACAGTCTCAGAGGATATAATGAAGCTGTCATAACCAAAGGTGGAATTACCATAAAAGAAATTAATCCGTCTACCATGGAATCAAAGCTCGTTTCGGGAGTATACTATATCGGAGAAGTATTGGATCTGGATGCATTAACCGGTGGATTCAATCTTCAGATTGCCTGGTCAACAGCTTATATTGCAGGAAATGCAGTATGATTTATTAGTTTATAGTGATAATAATCAAAAGACTAAAATTCATTTAAAATAGGAAGAAAACTACATGCAAAACAAACAAAAGCATTACAGCATAGCAATAGATGGCCCTGCTGGAGCCGGTAAAAGTACTATTGCAAAGCTTGTAGCAAAAGAGCTACGGTTTATATATGTGGATACTGGTGCAATGTATCGTGCCATGGGATTACTGATATTAAAGGAAGGCATTGATATCGGAGAGGAAGAAGCAGTAGGAGATTTTTGTGAAAAAGCTGAAGTGAGCCTGAAATATCAGGAGGGCAGACAGCAGATTTATCTGAATGGTGAAAATGTAACAGACAGTATCCGAACAGAAGAAGCCGGGAAAATGGCTTCAGCTGTAGCCAAATTCAAGGCAGTCCGTGCGAAGATGGTTGATATTCAGAAAAAAATTGCGGATTCCAACCATATTATTATGGATGGAAGAGATATAGGTACGGTGGTGCTTCCCTTTGCCGATTTAAAAATTTACCTGACAGCTGAAGTTGGAGTCAGAGCTGAAAGAAGATTTAAGGAATTGACGGAGAAGGGAATTTACTGTAATATAGAAGAAATAGAAAAAGATATTATAGCCAGAGATTATCAGGATATGAACAGAGAAGTATCACCCCTGAGACAGGCGGAGGATGCTGTTCTTCTGGATTGTTCTCATCTTTCCATTGAAGAGGTGGCAGGTTCTATTATTAAGCTGTTCAGAGAAAAATTAAACTGATAGTCCGGTTGTATAGAAAGAGGTTTCATTTGGAAAAGGTAGTTCTGGCTCGTACCGCAGGCTTTTGCTTCGGGGTAAAACGTGCGGTAGATGCCGTTTATAATGAAATTGAAAAAGGTGATAAGGTTTATACCTATGGACCTGTCATACATAATGAAGAAGTTATAAAGGACCTGGCTGAAAAAGGTGTAGAGCTGATTAGGTCAGATGAGGAATTAAAAACATTGACAGAGGGTACAATAATTATACGATCCCATGGTGTTTCCGAAAGAATTTATGACATTATCAAACAGAACAATCTGAACATGGTTGATGCAACTTGTCCTTTTGTTCTTAAAATCCATAAAATAGTGAAAGAGCAGACAGAAGCCGGTCGTCATATCATTATCGTCGGCAGCGAAAAGCACCCGGAAGTACAAGGGATAATAGGCTGGTGTTTGAATAATTATACAGTTATTGAAAACAAGGAAGATGCTGAAAGCTTTGATTTATCCGGCAATTCCAAGGTTTGCATTGTCGCACAGACGACAATTAACTACAATAATTTTCAAGATGTAGTTGAAATTATAACCGAAAAGGGTTATGATATAATTGTTTTAAATACAATATGTAATGCCACAAAAGAGCGCCAAACCGAGGCAAAAGAGCTTGCCAAGGCTTCTGACGCTATGATTGTAATTGGAGATATGCACAGTTCTAACACTCAGAAACTGTACGAAATATCTAAAGCTGAATGTGAAAATACTTACTATATACAGACACTGAAAGACCTGGATTTGGAGAAACTCAAATCTTTTCGTAGCGTAGGTATTACAGCAGGGGCATCAACCCCAAACAATATTATCAAGGAGGTTCATACTGCATGTCAGAAATGAGTTTTGAGCAATTATTGGAGGAATCATTAAAAACAATACAAAACGGAGAGGTTGTAGAGGGCACTGTAATACGTGTAAAAGAAGACGAGATCGTCTTAAATATAGGTTACAAAGCTGACGGAATCATTACCAGAAGTGAATATACCAACACACCGGGTGTTGACCTGACAACTGTCGTAAAAGAAGGAGATACTTTACAGGCTAAAGTATTAAAAGTAAATGACGGCGAAGGACAAGTTCTTTTAACTTACAAGAGACTGGCAGCCGAAAAAGGAAGCAAACGTTTAGAAGAAGCATTTAATAACAAAGAAGTACTTACAGCAAAAGTAACCGCAGTATTAGAAGGCGGACTTAGTGTAATCGTTGATGAAACAAGAGTATTTATCCCTGCCAGCCTTGTATCCGATGGATATGAGAAGAATCTTGAGAAATATGCAGGCCAGGAAATCGAGTTCGTTATCTCTGAGTTCAATCCTAAGAAAAGAAGGATCATCGGTGACCGTAAGCAGTTAATCGTAGCTAAGAAACAAGTTTTACAGAAAGAACTGTTTGAAAGAATCAAACCGGGTATGACTGTAGAAGGAACAATAAAGAATGTAACAGATTTTGGTGCATTTATCGACTTAGGCGGTGCTGACGGCCTTCTTCATATCTCCGAGATGTCCTGGGGCAGAGTAGAAAACCCTAAAAAGGTATTCAAAGTTGGAGAGACCATCAAGGTTCTTATCAAAGATATCTCTGGAGAGAAAATTGCTCTCAGTCTGAAATTCGAAGATGAAAATCCATGGATTAAAGCTTCTGAGAATTATGCCGTAGGCAATGTTGTAACAGGAAAAGTAGCAAGAATGACTGATTTCGGTGCATTCGTAGAGTTAGAGCCTGGTGTAGATGCTCTTCTTCATGTATCTCAGATTTCCAGAGAGCACGTTGAAAAACCCTCAGATGTATTAAAGATTGGTGAAGAAGTTACTGCAAGAGTAGTTGACTTTAATAACGACGAGAAGAAAATCAGCTTAAGCATCAAAGCATTGGATGCAGCAGTTGAAGAAAGCAACGAAGATGCTGAAGAGACATCTGCTGAATAAGCGCAGGGATATCGGACTTTACTAAACAAAAGATAGGAGTGTCTTTGCTTGACGGATAACTATGAATCCTTTAAGACCCAAATTTATCAGCTGACTAAAATAAACTTAAGTTTATATAAAGAACGTCAGATGAAAAGAAGAATTGATGCATTAATAGCGAAACATAAGATTGATTCCTATGATTCTTATGTTGAAACGATAAAGAAAAATCCTGTGATGTTCGAGGAATTCGTAAATTATCTTACTATAAATGTATCAGAATTTTACCGTAATCCAGAACAGTGGGTTTTGTTAGAAAAGGAAGTACTGCCTTATCTTTTTGGTAAGTTCGGAAATAATCTGAAAATATGGAGTGCCGCATGTTCAACAGGTGATGAACCTTATTCTCTTGTAATGCTGTTATCAAAATTCATGCCTCTTAACCGTATTAAGGTTATTGCCACTGATATTGATAAACAGATACTTGAAAAAGCAAGAATTGGTCTGTATAACATCAAAAGTCTGAAAGGACTGCCAGATGAACTTCTGAAGAAACATTTTACAGAAATTAACAGTACCACCTATCAGATTTCCGACAGCATCAAAGCATGTGTGGAGTTCCGACAGCATAATCTTTTAAAGGATGATTATCCTTCCGGCTGTGATTTAATTGTATGCCGTAACGTGCTTATTTATTTCACAGAAGAAGCAAAGGATAGCATTTATAAGAATTTTAATGCAGCTTTAAAGAAGGATGCCATATTGTTTGTTGGTAGCACTGAACAGATTATACAGCCTCAGAACCTGCAATTTGCCACTTATAAATCATTTTTCTATAAAAAGATATAGTACTTATCACATAAAGTGATATTTCAAGTCTGTAGGTACTTACGATGACTCTGGAATATCACTTATTTTTTTCTTATTTTGTTGTTGATTTTTATAATGATATCTAGTATATTGTGTATAGATACTGACTGGGTAAAATTTTGAGACAATTCAGTCCCTGTGATTTGAACGTTTGGGGCAACTGAAGAGTTACAAATGAATAATTGAAAACCCAAGAAAAACAGTATAATAAGTTCATGTTTTGAGCTTAATGCGATGCACAGATGGGAGCTGACTATGGAAAAAGTTGTGAGAGTTGCAGTTGATGCAATGGGCGGTGACTATGCTCCGGCTCAAATTGTAAAAGGTGCTCTTGAAGCAGTAAATGAGAGAAAAGATATTAAGGTTATCTTGGTAGGGCAAGAAAATGCTATTCTTTCAGAGCTAAAGGGAATCAATTATGATAAGGAGCGTCTGACGGTTGTCCATGCAGAAGATGTGATAACCAACGATGAGGCCCCTGTTATGGCTATTCGGCGTAAGAAGAATTCTTCTATTGTAGTGGCTATGAACCTGGTGAAGAATGGTGAAGCAGATGCATTTGTTTCAGCGGGCAGTACAGGTGCGGTTTTGGTTGGCGGGCAATTGATAATTGGAAGAATAAAAGGTATAGACAGACCACCTTTAGCACCGGTTATTCCCACAGAAAACGGAGTTTCTCTTCTGATTGACTGCGGTGCCAATGTTGATGCAAGACCTTCACATTTGGTGCAGTTTGCCAAAATGGGTTCCGTTTATATGGAAAATGTTATCGGAATCAAAAATCCGAGAGTGGCTATTGTCAACATAGGCGCAGAGGAAGAAAAAGGAAATGCGCTGGTAAAGGAAACCTTCCCTTTGCTTAAGAATTGTAATGACATAAATTTTATCGGCAGTATCGAAGCAAGAGAGATTCCAAAAGGTGGGGCAGACGTAATCGTATGTGAAGCTTTTGTTGGGAATGTAATTCTTAAATTATATGAAGGACTGGGCAGTACTTTAATCGGTAAAATAAAAGCAGGGTTAATGAGTACAACAAAGAGCAAAATTGGTGCTCTGTTATGTAAACCTGCTTTAAAAGACACATTGAAATCTTTTGATGCATCTGCCTATGGCGGTGCACCCATGCTTGGACTTAATGGTCTTGTTGTGAAAGCTCATGGCAATTCCACCAGCAATGAAATTAAGAATTCAATTATTCAATGTATTACTTTTACAGAGCAGAATATTAATGATAAAATCAGAATGCATCTGGAAGAAGAATAGAAAAGAAAGGTGAATATTATGGAATTTGAAAAATTACAAAAAATAATCAGCGAAGTTTTAAATGTAGATGAGGACGAAATAACAATGGAGACTACTTTTGTAGATGACTTAGGTGCTGACTCCCTTGATATCTTCCAAATCATCATGGGTATAGAAGAGGAATTCGACATTGAAATTGCCAATGAAGAAGCTGAGAACATAATAACTGTAAGTGATGCGGTAGAGCAAATCAAAAACGCACTGAATCAATAGATAGTTTAATAGCAATTATATTAAGCCCTTGGATAAGGGCTTAAGCTCTTATAAAGGGTAGAAGCGATTCTAAAGCATAAGCTTTTAGAAAGAGCATAAACTCTTAAAGAGGGCATAAGCTCTTATAAAGAGTATAAGCTCATGTAAGGAGCTTAAGTTCTTCGAATGGACTTATGCCCTTATTTAGGCTTTGCCTTTTAAAGGGCTATTTTAAAATATACAGAAAGAAATATAAGGAAACGGAGGACAAGAATGAATCGATCGGAAGAACTGATATTGGAAAAACTGAGAAAATTCGAAGATGTAATAGATTACCGCTTCAGAGATCGTATGATATTAAAACGAGCACTTACACATAGCTCCTATGCCAACGAAAAAAGAGTCAGCAAGCTGGAGAATAATGAAAGACTGGAGTTTCTTGGTGATGCGGTCCTGGAGTTGATAACCAGTGAGTTTCTATATGAGAATAATCCTAAAATGCCAGAGGGAGAACTTACAAAGCTAAGAGCCAGACTGGTATGTGAACAGACCCTTGCTAATTGTGCCATAGACATGAATGTAGGGAATTACCTGCTATTGGGTAAGGGGGAAGCTGCCACCGGCGGAAGGGAGAGATTCTCCATTCTATCCGATACAGTGGAGGCAATCATAGGTGCAATTTATATTGATGGTGGTTTTACTAATGCAAAAGAGTTTATTTTGCGCTTCATTTTATCTGATATAGAAAATAAGAAGCTCTTTTTCGATAGCAAGACTATCTTACAGGAAATTGTCCAAAGTGAATACAAAGAACAGTTATCCTATGAGTTAATTAAAGAAGAAGGACCGGATCATAATAAGCAATTCACAGTAGTTGCACTCGTCAAGGATATGGAACTGGGTTCTGGTATAGGCAGGACGAAGAAGGCTGCTGAACAGGAAGCTGCCTACGCATCTATCTTA from Anaerocolumna sp. AGMB13020 encodes the following:
- a CDS encoding GerMN domain-containing protein, encoding MKNTAGKLIVILILFLMVVTTACTQRDDTKEDIKPSVNTILTPEGGTDPETKIGVAPAATKEIPIYTINESTQEVEAATAIINEDTEITPELIVDQVIDSLAERLIDVGVESVTTEKDTVIVSFTGDTPPVSNVDLSVETTILDSIAQSLVDNLPEYPKVIFRVAGEPYQSANLSYDLNGVYLDGNKSK
- a CDS encoding CheR family methyltransferase; this encodes MTDNYESFKTQIYQLTKINLSLYKERQMKRRIDALIAKHKIDSYDSYVETIKKNPVMFEEFVNYLTINVSEFYRNPEQWVLLEKEVLPYLFGKFGNNLKIWSAACSTGDEPYSLVMLLSKFMPLNRIKVIATDIDKQILEKARIGLYNIKSLKGLPDELLKKHFTEINSTTYQISDSIKACVEFRQHNLLKDDYPSGCDLIVCRNVLIYFTEEAKDSIYKNFNAALKKDAILFVGSTEQIIQPQNLQFATYKSFFYKKI
- the acpP gene encoding acyl carrier protein; translation: MEFEKLQKIISEVLNVDEDEITMETTFVDDLGADSLDIFQIIMGIEEEFDIEIANEEAENIITVSDAVEQIKNALNQ
- the cmk gene encoding (d)CMP kinase → MQNKQKHYSIAIDGPAGAGKSTIAKLVAKELRFIYVDTGAMYRAMGLLILKEGIDIGEEEAVGDFCEKAEVSLKYQEGRQQIYLNGENVTDSIRTEEAGKMASAVAKFKAVRAKMVDIQKKIADSNHIIMDGRDIGTVVLPFADLKIYLTAEVGVRAERRFKELTEKGIYCNIEEIEKDIIARDYQDMNREVSPLRQAEDAVLLDCSHLSIEEVAGSIIKLFREKLN
- a CDS encoding NAD(P)/FAD-dependent oxidoreductase, with product MNNGSNRIIVIGAGAAGMMAAIFAARNGHDVLLLEKNDKAGKKLYITGKGRCNITNACDMEDLFHNVMSNPKFLYGAFYGYTNYDVIDFFEQLGMKTKIERGGRVFPESDKSSDVIGALLKELKRLQVEIRYQCEVEEVLTEDGNAKGVLLKNTKERLYSDKIIVATGGLSYPSTGSNGDGYRFAKVMGHAVTKLNPSLVPMNIKEIELVKELQGLALKNIEITITSQGKAVYTDFGELLFTHFGVSGPVILSASSYCIPHMGNKDLVLTIDLKPALTKEQLDTRILRDFDEFKNKQYKNALDQLLPRKLIQVIIALSKIDPEKKVNLITKEERKRLIDVLKAMPLHIDSLRGYNEAVITKGGITIKEINPSTMESKLVSGVYYIGEVLDLDALTGGFNLQIAWSTAYIAGNAV
- a CDS encoding competence/damage-inducible protein A, which codes for MTVELISVGTEILLGNIVNTNASYLAERCAALGLSSYYQVSVGDNEDRLTQVLSQALNRSDVVILTGGLGPTEDDLTKEVTAKVLQKELTVDPFTVERIEEYFKDRDKKDIPENNWKQAEVIEGSLVLYNNNGTAPGLIAKTEDGKSIVLLPGPPGELIPMFEDAVFPYLKSLSQNVLYSEMVKVCGIGESKAELMVKDLIAAQTNPTIATYAKNGEVHFRVTALAASEEEGKVFTAPLVEELKNRFGDTIYTTEEKVSLEEAVIKLLIKHELTLATAESCSGGLLSGKLVNVSGASAVFEEGFVTYSNKAKMKYLGVSEDTLKAFGAVSKETAAEMAQGASRAADSRAALSVTGIAGPDGGTEHKPVGLVYIGCHLNGKTEVREFHFRGNRQKVREYTVICALDFLRTSILKECENGNIK
- the rpsA gene encoding 30S ribosomal protein S1, whose protein sequence is MSEMSFEQLLEESLKTIQNGEVVEGTVIRVKEDEIVLNIGYKADGIITRSEYTNTPGVDLTTVVKEGDTLQAKVLKVNDGEGQVLLTYKRLAAEKGSKRLEEAFNNKEVLTAKVTAVLEGGLSVIVDETRVFIPASLVSDGYEKNLEKYAGQEIEFVISEFNPKKRRIIGDRKQLIVAKKQVLQKELFERIKPGMTVEGTIKNVTDFGAFIDLGGADGLLHISEMSWGRVENPKKVFKVGETIKVLIKDISGEKIALSLKFEDENPWIKASENYAVGNVVTGKVARMTDFGAFVELEPGVDALLHVSQISREHVEKPSDVLKIGEEVTARVVDFNNDEKKISLSIKALDAAVEESNEDAEETSAE
- the plsX gene encoding phosphate acyltransferase PlsX produces the protein MEKVVRVAVDAMGGDYAPAQIVKGALEAVNERKDIKVILVGQENAILSELKGINYDKERLTVVHAEDVITNDEAPVMAIRRKKNSSIVVAMNLVKNGEADAFVSAGSTGAVLVGGQLIIGRIKGIDRPPLAPVIPTENGVSLLIDCGANVDARPSHLVQFAKMGSVYMENVIGIKNPRVAIVNIGAEEEKGNALVKETFPLLKNCNDINFIGSIEAREIPKGGADVIVCEAFVGNVILKLYEGLGSTLIGKIKAGLMSTTKSKIGALLCKPALKDTLKSFDASAYGGAPMLGLNGLVVKAHGNSTSNEIKNSIIQCITFTEQNINDKIRMHLEEE
- the rnc gene encoding ribonuclease III, encoding MNRSEELILEKLRKFEDVIDYRFRDRMILKRALTHSSYANEKRVSKLENNERLEFLGDAVLELITSEFLYENNPKMPEGELTKLRARLVCEQTLANCAIDMNVGNYLLLGKGEAATGGRERFSILSDTVEAIIGAIYIDGGFTNAKEFILRFILSDIENKKLFFDSKTILQEIVQSEYKEQLSYELIKEEGPDHNKQFTVVALVKDMELGSGIGRTKKAAEQEAAYASILKINRKKNLIPQNSKN
- the ispH gene encoding 4-hydroxy-3-methylbut-2-enyl diphosphate reductase, encoding MEKVVLARTAGFCFGVKRAVDAVYNEIEKGDKVYTYGPVIHNEEVIKDLAEKGVELIRSDEELKTLTEGTIIIRSHGVSERIYDIIKQNNLNMVDATCPFVLKIHKIVKEQTEAGRHIIIVGSEKHPEVQGIIGWCLNNYTVIENKEDAESFDLSGNSKVCIVAQTTINYNNFQDVVEIITEKGYDIIVLNTICNATKERQTEAKELAKASDAMIVIGDMHSSNTQKLYEISKAECENTYYIQTLKDLDLEKLKSFRSVGITAGASTPNNIIKEVHTACQK